The DNA window CCGGAAGGCCATCCGAACAACTATCGCGTGATCGCGGTCGATGCCAATCCGGCCGCCGCGAACGACAGCGTCACGCATCCGCATGTGCAAGACGAAGCGGTCTGTGAAGGCGATGGCCATCAGCCGATCCGCAAGGCGCTGGAGCAAGGCCGGTTGCTCGATTTCTTCCTGATCGTCGCCAACTTACTGCGCACATACAACTCAGGCAGTCCGTTCGTTTCGCTATCTGACTGGCACGGCGCGGAATGTGCCGACTGCGGCGGCACGGTCTGCGACGACGAGCGGTGGACGTGCGAAAAGTGCGAGACAACGGTGTGCGGCGAATGTTACTACAACTGCCCTGGCTGCGACGGCACCTTCTGCAACGAGTGCGTGACGCGCAGCGAAGGCTGCGATGAGAACCATTGCAGCGGCTGCATGAAGGAGTGCTCGCGATGTGATGCCGAACTCTGCCAGGGCTGCCTCAATGACAACGAAAGGTGTTCTGATTGCCATGACCAAGAACTCGAAGAAGAAGCAGAGGAAATGGAAGATGACGGAAGCGGTCACAGACGCGACGACGCCGGCGCTCCGCTTCAGCCCAACCGCTTGGGCCAAGTTGCTGTTCCTGCGTGATTATGGCGACACGGAGGTCGGCGGCTTCGGCATCGCGGCGAGCGACGACCTGCTGTTCGTTGAAGACATTCAGCTCGTCAAGCAAGTTTGTTCGTGGGCGCACGTGGCATTCGATGACGAGTCCGTCGCCGATTTCTTTGATCGTCAGGTAGACGCGGAGCGGCGTCCCGAGCAATTTGCCCGGATCTGGGTGCATACGCATCCCGGAGACTGCCCGCGTCCGAGTATGACGGACGAGGAGACTTTCCGCCGAGTTTTCGGTCGCGCCGACTGGGCTGTGATGTTCATTCTCGCCTGCGAAGGCCAGTCGTACGCTCGGCTGCGCTTCAATGTCGGGCCATGCGCCGAAGTCGAGATTCCTGTTAGCGTCGATTACTCGCGACCGTTCGACGCCTCTGAACCCGATGTCTGGGAGCAGGAGTATCTGGCTAACATCCACGCCGAACAACCGACGCGCGGCATGGCCTCGACATTGGGGCCGGTCCTTAACTCGCCGTTTGACGAGGAACCGACCGACGCCTGGTATGAAAGCTGGTTCGACTATGCGGCGGAGGAAGAAGAAGCGGAGGAAGTGGTACCATGAACGCGACAGAACCAGTACCGCAAAATCGATTCACCCGACAACGGGACCTTGTACCGAGCGATCGCCTCGCCGACGTTGCGACCGCTGTCATCGGCGTCGGCGCCATTGGCCGCCAAGTGGCGTTGCAACTCGCGGCCATTGGTGCTCCACGTATTCAGTTGATCGACTTTGACGCGGTGGATGTGACGAACGTGACGACACAAGGTTATCTTGGCGAAGACGTGGGCCGGCCGAAAGTGCTTGCAACGGCTGCCGCGATTCGTCGTCTCGATGCTTCGATTCACGTTGCGACGATTCAGGATCGCTACCGCGCGAAGTTAGAGATTGGAGAAACAGTGTTTTGCTGCGTCGATTCGATCTCCGCGCGGGCTGCCATCTGGCGTTCGGTCGCCAACCGCTGCCAGTTCTGGGCAGACGGGCGGATGTTGGGCGAGACGATTCGTATTCTCGCCGCGAGCGATGCCGACACATTTGGCCGCTACGCCAACACGTTGTTTGCCCCAGCAGATGCTCAAACCGGCAGTTGCACGTCCCGTAGCACGATCTACGCCGCCAGTATCGCGGCCGGATTGATGGTCCACCAGTTCACCCGCTGGTTGCGTCGCCTTCCTGTCGATGGCGACACCACGCTCAATCTGCTGGCCGGCGAATGCTCGGTCGCCTAGGCCTAGGTGGATAGCTCGGCAACCTATCACGACAAAGCCCCGGCAACGCAATGGCTACGAACCAGTGCGCTGTCGGGGTTTCTCATTTGGAGAACAATATGATCGCCACAATTACCCGTGCTGGTCGTGCGCGCGATGACAGTTCGGGACTTCTCGATTACGTTTCGCCCACCAGATTGAACACCTGGCTGTCGTGCCCGTTAAAGTTCAAGCTGCGTTACGTGGAAGGCATCAAGGAGCCGACCTCATCGAGTCTGTTTCTTGGCAAACGCGTCCACGACGGCTTGGAGTTTTTCTATCGCCATCGACAGGACGGCGACCATCTGTCCGCCACAGATGTCGCGCAGCATATTTCCGAATCTTGGGACGAAGCGGTCGCTGCTGAAGATATGCAGTTCCCCTCGTTCGACGACGAAGCGGTGCTGAAACGTCAAACGATCGGATTGGTCGAAGCCTATCTCGATACACGAGATGCCAACGAGGGTATCCCAGTGGCCGTCGAAAGGCCGCTGGAGTGTCCGCTGGTCGATCCGGAGACCGGGGAGGACTTGGGCATGGCGTTGTTTGGATTCGTCGATCTTGTTCTCGAATCGCAAGCCGGGCTGACGATTGTTGATTTCAAGACGGCAGCGCGATCGAGCGCACCGCTGGAGATTTCGCACGAAGTCCAGTTGTCCTGTTACGCCTACGCATTCCGACACGTGTTTGGTGCGACCGAGCAAGAACTGCAAATTCGCAGCCTCATCAAGACGAAGACCCCGAAGGTTGAAACACACCGTTACCCCGCCCGCGGCGACGCGCATTTTCGGCGACTATTCGCCGTGATCCGCGCCTACCTCGATGATCTACAGTCCAATCGGTTCGTGTATCGGCCCGGTTGGACGTGCTCGATGTGCGACTACCGCGAAACCCATTGTCGCCAATGGCAGGGCTGAATCACCAAGAATCTACGAACAACAAGGAGCAAACCATGCCAGGACTGACCGTTACGGAAAAGGAACATTGGAAAGATCGCATCGGCAAACGGATCGGCAAGAAGATCGAAGCCGTTTCCGCCGAAGACCCAAACCTGCTGGACCGAGTCCATCGCGAAGCGCGCGAGCGGGCGTTAGCTTCTCTCGGCTTGTCGGAAATGCAGCAGGAACTCGACGGCGTCGAACAGCAGAAGTCGGCGTTGGACAAACGCGAACGGCAAATCCAGCGCGCCATGCTCGCCCACGTTCGTGGCGTGCCCGTCGAGGACATCGACGATTACCACTCCTATCGCTACGACCACGAAGTGGACAACGCGGTGAATCGTCGGCAGGCCGTTCACGAGGACGAGCTGCTCGCAGAGGGCGAAATCGGCCAGCGAATCCTGAAACTCCGCGAGGAGAAAGACAACCTGCTCGACACTGTATGGCTCGCCACTTCGCCGAAGCAGATCAAAGAACTTTGGTCGAAAGTCGCTGACCTGCTGGGCGACGACCAAACGCAACTTCAGCGTGACGCGCTGGCGATCGTTCCCGCCGAAGAGTGATCGCCTCGCACTCGCGCGAACAGAAAAGGGGACCACATGGAGAGTTTGTTTGGACTTGCCATGCTGGCCGCGATTGCCTGGTGGTGTTACAAATCGGGCAAACGCATCGGCAGCCGCAAAGGCTACAATGTCGGCCGCTCCCGCGGTCGCCGCCGACGGCGTTGATCAACTCCGACCAGCACACGCACGGCAGTTGGGCCGCCCTCCGGGGCGGCCCAACCTGTCGCTTTCTTTTATCTATCAGGACGTTTTCGGGCACTTCGGAGGCCCGGTACACCGGCGTAGTTGCGAAAACGCCTCCGAGCCGCCCCGCCATCCGATGTGATAACCCATTGGAAAACAATGCCTTACACCAAGTTCGCGTCAAAGTGGAAATACACGTAGTTGAGTCCACAAATAATACTTATTCAACTTTGGCGGAGAGCCTGTTTTTACTCGGATCGGAATGCCGCTGTTTGTCCGTTGGTGCAGGTCACAATCAATTGGCCGCGCGCGGCGGCCAGGCCGCTGGGGGCGGGCGGGAAGGGAGAGTTGGATGACCTTGCCGTCGGTGCCGATGGATGTGCTTCAGCCGAGATGGCTGCTACGCCTGGTGCGACACCGCCGAGGTGTTTGACGTCAAGACGAAGCAGCGCGTGGCTCAGTGGACCAACCGCGCCGACGGTGAAGGCAGCCCGGTGATGAGCAGCGAGTTTTTCGAAGTGCACCGGCGCGGCGGTGACGTTGACTTTGTTGGGCACCAAATGGGATCGGCTACGTCGGAGCAGAGTAATCGGTCGCTGGTAGGTCACTGCAACTTCCAAACGCGAATGACTTCTTTGCTGCCG is part of the Lignipirellula cremea genome and encodes:
- a CDS encoding Mov34/MPN/PAD-1 family protein, with protein sequence MTEAVTDATTPALRFSPTAWAKLLFLRDYGDTEVGGFGIAASDDLLFVEDIQLVKQVCSWAHVAFDDESVADFFDRQVDAERRPEQFARIWVHTHPGDCPRPSMTDEETFRRVFGRADWAVMFILACEGQSYARLRFNVGPCAEVEIPVSVDYSRPFDASEPDVWEQEYLANIHAEQPTRGMASTLGPVLNSPFDEEPTDAWYESWFDYAAEEEEAEEVVP
- a CDS encoding ThiF family adenylyltransferase, with product MNATEPVPQNRFTRQRDLVPSDRLADVATAVIGVGAIGRQVALQLAAIGAPRIQLIDFDAVDVTNVTTQGYLGEDVGRPKVLATAAAIRRLDASIHVATIQDRYRAKLEIGETVFCCVDSISARAAIWRSVANRCQFWADGRMLGETIRILAASDADTFGRYANTLFAPADAQTGSCTSRSTIYAASIAAGLMVHQFTRWLRRLPVDGDTTLNLLAGECSVA
- a CDS encoding RecB family exonuclease; the protein is MIATITRAGRARDDSSGLLDYVSPTRLNTWLSCPLKFKLRYVEGIKEPTSSSLFLGKRVHDGLEFFYRHRQDGDHLSATDVAQHISESWDEAVAAEDMQFPSFDDEAVLKRQTIGLVEAYLDTRDANEGIPVAVERPLECPLVDPETGEDLGMALFGFVDLVLESQAGLTIVDFKTAARSSAPLEISHEVQLSCYAYAFRHVFGATEQELQIRSLIKTKTPKVETHRYPARGDAHFRRLFAVIRAYLDDLQSNRFVYRPGWTCSMCDYRETHCRQWQG